In Juglans regia cultivar Chandler chromosome 13, Walnut 2.0, whole genome shotgun sequence, the following proteins share a genomic window:
- the LOC109004000 gene encoding binding partner of ACD11 1 isoform X2, whose translation MTPNWIINVSDIRTVEVSNISPAVSEREIREFFSFSGDIQCVEMQRETDGTQLAYVTFKDSQGADTAVLLSGATIADLSVSITLVENYNLPPAAIPLRLDKRPVATGSAVQKAEDVVSTMLAKGFVLGKDAISKAKAFDEQHHLTSNASATVASIDRKMGLSEKLSIGTAIVNEKVREMDERFHVSEKTKSAFSTAELKAISAGSAIMSNHYVLTGASWVSNAYNAVAMAADDVTMMTKEKVGKAEEDKREIIYRERTGIINHFAHLHLDESSALEPPIVPVSSADDSKLEII comes from the exons ATGACACCAAACTGGATAATCAATGTTTCAGAT ATAAGAACAGTTGAGGTCAGCAACATTTCACCAGCTGTTTCTGAGAGAGAAATCAGagaattcttttcattttctggtGATATTCAATGTGTTGAAATGCAAAG GGAAACTGATGGGACCCAGCTTGCTTATGTTACATTCAAGGATTCACAAGGAGCAGATACAGCAGTACTACTGTCG GGAGCTACAATAGCTGATCTTTCTGTGTCTATTACACTTGTTGAGAATTATAATCTACCCCCTGCAGCTATACCACTGAGACTG GACAAAAGGCCAGTTGCCACCGGTTCTGCTGTTCAGAAGGCTGAAGATGTGGTGAGCACCATGCTTGCCAAGGGttttgttttgggaaaggaTGCCATTAGCAAGGCTAAAGCCTTTGACGAACAGCATCACTTGACATCAAATGCATCTGCCACAGTTGCTTCCATTGATCGTAAAATGGGCCTGAGTGAGAAGCTAAGCATTGGAACAGCTATAGTCAATGAAAAGGTGAGAGAGATGGATGAGCGGTTCCACGTATCTGAGAAGACCAAGTCTGCCTTTTCTACTGCTGAACTGAAGGCAATCAGTGCAGGATCTGCAATTATGAGCAATCATTATGTATTAACCGGAGCTTCATGGGTTTCAAATGCATATAATGCCGTTGCAATGGCAGCTGATGATGTGACCATGATGACCAAGGAAAAGGTTGGAAAGGCCGAGGAGGATAAAAGAGAGATCATTTACAGGGAAAGGACAGGGATCATCAATCACTTTGCCCATCTCCACCTTGATGAGTCTTCTGCTTTGGAGCCTCCAATAGTTCCAGTCAGCTCAGCCGATGATAGCAAGCTTGAAATCATATGA
- the LOC109004000 gene encoding binding partner of ACD11 1 isoform X1 → MSVPVDHTDQAIATVPQSAMTPNWIINVSDIRTVEVSNISPAVSEREIREFFSFSGDIQCVEMQRETDGTQLAYVTFKDSQGADTAVLLSGATIADLSVSITLVENYNLPPAAIPLRLDKRPVATGSAVQKAEDVVSTMLAKGFVLGKDAISKAKAFDEQHHLTSNASATVASIDRKMGLSEKLSIGTAIVNEKVREMDERFHVSEKTKSAFSTAELKAISAGSAIMSNHYVLTGASWVSNAYNAVAMAADDVTMMTKEKVGKAEEDKREIIYRERTGIINHFAHLHLDESSALEPPIVPVSSADDSKLEII, encoded by the exons ATGTCG GTCCCGGTGGACCATACTGATCAAGCGATTGCAACAGTTCCCCAGTCAGCTATGACACCAAACTGGATAATCAATGTTTCAGAT ATAAGAACAGTTGAGGTCAGCAACATTTCACCAGCTGTTTCTGAGAGAGAAATCAGagaattcttttcattttctggtGATATTCAATGTGTTGAAATGCAAAG GGAAACTGATGGGACCCAGCTTGCTTATGTTACATTCAAGGATTCACAAGGAGCAGATACAGCAGTACTACTGTCG GGAGCTACAATAGCTGATCTTTCTGTGTCTATTACACTTGTTGAGAATTATAATCTACCCCCTGCAGCTATACCACTGAGACTG GACAAAAGGCCAGTTGCCACCGGTTCTGCTGTTCAGAAGGCTGAAGATGTGGTGAGCACCATGCTTGCCAAGGGttttgttttgggaaaggaTGCCATTAGCAAGGCTAAAGCCTTTGACGAACAGCATCACTTGACATCAAATGCATCTGCCACAGTTGCTTCCATTGATCGTAAAATGGGCCTGAGTGAGAAGCTAAGCATTGGAACAGCTATAGTCAATGAAAAGGTGAGAGAGATGGATGAGCGGTTCCACGTATCTGAGAAGACCAAGTCTGCCTTTTCTACTGCTGAACTGAAGGCAATCAGTGCAGGATCTGCAATTATGAGCAATCATTATGTATTAACCGGAGCTTCATGGGTTTCAAATGCATATAATGCCGTTGCAATGGCAGCTGATGATGTGACCATGATGACCAAGGAAAAGGTTGGAAAGGCCGAGGAGGATAAAAGAGAGATCATTTACAGGGAAAGGACAGGGATCATCAATCACTTTGCCCATCTCCACCTTGATGAGTCTTCTGCTTTGGAGCCTCCAATAGTTCCAGTCAGCTCAGCCGATGATAGCAAGCTTGAAATCATATGA
- the LOC109004000 gene encoding binding partner of ACD11 1 isoform X3, which translates to MSVPVDHTDQAIATVPQSAMTPNWIINVSDIRTVEVSNISPAVSEREIREFFSFSGDIQCVEMQRETDGTQLAYVTFKDSQGADTAVLLSDKRPVATGSAVQKAEDVVSTMLAKGFVLGKDAISKAKAFDEQHHLTSNASATVASIDRKMGLSEKLSIGTAIVNEKVREMDERFHVSEKTKSAFSTAELKAISAGSAIMSNHYVLTGASWVSNAYNAVAMAADDVTMMTKEKVGKAEEDKREIIYRERTGIINHFAHLHLDESSALEPPIVPVSSADDSKLEII; encoded by the exons ATGTCG GTCCCGGTGGACCATACTGATCAAGCGATTGCAACAGTTCCCCAGTCAGCTATGACACCAAACTGGATAATCAATGTTTCAGAT ATAAGAACAGTTGAGGTCAGCAACATTTCACCAGCTGTTTCTGAGAGAGAAATCAGagaattcttttcattttctggtGATATTCAATGTGTTGAAATGCAAAG GGAAACTGATGGGACCCAGCTTGCTTATGTTACATTCAAGGATTCACAAGGAGCAGATACAGCAGTACTACTGTCG GACAAAAGGCCAGTTGCCACCGGTTCTGCTGTTCAGAAGGCTGAAGATGTGGTGAGCACCATGCTTGCCAAGGGttttgttttgggaaaggaTGCCATTAGCAAGGCTAAAGCCTTTGACGAACAGCATCACTTGACATCAAATGCATCTGCCACAGTTGCTTCCATTGATCGTAAAATGGGCCTGAGTGAGAAGCTAAGCATTGGAACAGCTATAGTCAATGAAAAGGTGAGAGAGATGGATGAGCGGTTCCACGTATCTGAGAAGACCAAGTCTGCCTTTTCTACTGCTGAACTGAAGGCAATCAGTGCAGGATCTGCAATTATGAGCAATCATTATGTATTAACCGGAGCTTCATGGGTTTCAAATGCATATAATGCCGTTGCAATGGCAGCTGATGATGTGACCATGATGACCAAGGAAAAGGTTGGAAAGGCCGAGGAGGATAAAAGAGAGATCATTTACAGGGAAAGGACAGGGATCATCAATCACTTTGCCCATCTCCACCTTGATGAGTCTTCTGCTTTGGAGCCTCCAATAGTTCCAGTCAGCTCAGCCGATGATAGCAAGCTTGAAATCATATGA